In Candidatus Micrarchaeum acidiphilum ARMAN-2, the following are encoded in one genomic region:
- a CDS encoding SecD/SecF/SecDF export membrane protein (overlaps another CDS with the same product name) yields the protein MAKLTEYIKDRRIASLIAIAVILILLDVHFGIHFGIEFVGGTQIPLTLDRPLNATAMSTLVSALDQRVSTFGLKQVTVEGIGNSNVYVVIPTVSASEINSTISVIDSQGIFEGVVNGKVALNGSSILHSSIGIVPPTTVNNSVQWAVTFYVTQAGANKFAKVVFGAANKPLYMFLDRPVGAAILMNSSILNINTTITPSTQLADIKQVLTMAARNDTIPIVTVSNNNASVSAAESFLEKNPQYKNIFASYNLPKALIAFLKAGNYTVHLESTSNMTPLYETTGLDTQTLEEWPMVGLLSAPILNPSITNGNVSDSYEISGVVPTTVPRAQMVNYADNQSKTIASILSGGALPVGVIVGTPTLVSPTLGKGSLEVSLIALIMAVVFVSLFITIRYRKKFLVIPILMTTLMELFIIVSIIGLIGTIDLAAVAGMIAVVGTGVDAQIIITDEVLIKRTAGSSTKLLLGNAFYIVWADAALLVVAMLPLLFSTSLVSIIGFSESTIIGALMGIFITRPAYGALISKHFG from the coding sequence ATGGCAAAGCTGACAGAATATATAAAGGATAGACGGATAGCCTCCCTAATAGCCATAGCCGTAATACTGATACTGCTTGACGTTCATTTCGGAATCCATTTCGGAATAGAGTTTGTCGGTGGAACGCAGATACCGCTCACGCTTGACAGGCCTTTGAACGCCACCGCCATGAGCACGCTAGTATCTGCACTGGACCAGAGAGTGTCGACCTTCGGTCTGAAGCAAGTCACCGTGGAAGGAATAGGAAATTCGAACGTTTATGTAGTAATACCAACGGTTTCAGCGTCGGAGATAAACAGCACGATATCCGTAATAGACAGCCAGGGAATCTTTGAGGGCGTGGTTAACGGGAAGGTCGCGCTTAACGGCAGCAGCATATTGCACAGCAGCATAGGAATAGTACCTCCGACAACGGTCAACAATAGCGTCCAGTGGGCAGTAACATTTTATGTTACGCAGGCAGGGGCAAATAAATTCGCAAAAGTTGTATTCGGGGCGGCTAACAAGCCGTTGTACATGTTCTTGGACAGGCCTGTAGGCGCTGCGATATTGATGAATTCTTCCATACTGAACATAAATACCACGATAACTCCTTCCACCCAGCTTGCAGATATAAAGCAAGTACTTACAATGGCGGCTCGCAATGATACCATACCCATAGTCACTGTATCAAACAATAATGCAAGTGTGAGTGCAGCCGAGTCATTCCTCGAGAAAAATCCGCAGTACAAGAACATATTTGCAAGCTACAATCTGCCAAAGGCGCTCATAGCATTCCTTAAGGCAGGAAACTACACCGTTCATTTGGAGAGCACGTCTAATATGACGCCCTTGTATGAGACTACTGGATTAGACACGCAGACCCTTGAGGAATGGCCGATGGTAGGATTGCTCTCTGCTCCGATATTGAACCCATCAATAACCAACGGCAATGTAAGCGACAGCTATGAGATATCTGGTGTTGTGCCTACGACGGTGCCTAGGGCACAGATGGTTAACTATGCAGATAATCAGTCTAAGACTATTGCCAGCATACTGAGCGGGGGAGCCCTGCCTGTAGGCGTAATAGTAGGTACGCCAACTCTTGTTTCGCCCACGCTAGGGAAGGGCTCGCTCGAAGTGAGCCTGATAGCGCTAATAATGGCTGTGGTTTTCGTATCCCTATTCATAACCATAAGGTACAGGAAAAAGTTTTTGGTTATACCGATACTCATGACAACCCTGATGGAACTTTTCATAATAGTGTCGATTATAGGGCTCATAGGAACGATAGACCTTGCGGCTGTTGCCGGAATGATAGCGGTTGTGGGAACCGGGGTCGACGCACAGATAATAATAACTGACGAGGTGCTCATAAAAAGGACTGCAGGAAGCTCAACAAAACTGCTCCTTGGAAACGCATTCTATATCGTGTGGGCGGATGCTGCGTTGCTGGTAGTAGCGATGCTGCCTCTGCTTTTCTCTACTTCGCTGGTAAGTATAATAGGGTTCTCTGAATCAACTATAATCGGAGCCTTGATGGGCATATTCATAACAAGGCCTGCGTATGGCGCCTTGATAAGCAAACATTTTGGCTAG
- a CDS encoding NMD protein affecting ribosome stability and mRNA decay, with the protein MTECKECKRIKVGRDYEDADEGALERAIVGALHIKDCKLYLVSFDRGRNIALVKFDCDLGGQHGTFEKEIRVRFAKSLCMKCYRQKSGYYEAIIQIRGQKERVESFMSKIYRYNSRRGGFVSKMEENGDGYDVYFGDKKIIGEFFEKNKRYRTKQSYELYGIKKGKKVYRTIYFLRLE; encoded by the coding sequence GTGACAGAATGCAAGGAATGCAAAAGGATAAAGGTTGGCAGGGATTATGAAGATGCCGATGAAGGCGCGCTTGAAAGGGCGATAGTTGGTGCACTACACATCAAGGATTGCAAGCTGTATCTCGTTTCATTCGATCGCGGAAGGAATATTGCACTGGTCAAGTTTGACTGTGACCTAGGCGGTCAGCATGGAACCTTCGAAAAGGAGATAAGGGTCAGGTTTGCCAAGTCCCTCTGCATGAAATGCTACAGGCAGAAATCCGGATATTACGAGGCGATAATACAGATCAGGGGGCAGAAGGAAAGAGTCGAAAGTTTTATGAGCAAGATTTACAGATACAACTCCCGGCGCGGCGGATTTGTGTCAAAGATGGAGGAAAATGGCGATGGTTATGATGTGTACTTCGGAGACAAGAAAATAATTGGCGAATTTTTTGAAAAAAACAAAAGGTACAGGACGAAGCAGTCCTATGAACTATACGGGATCAAGAAAGGCAAAAAGGTGTACCGCACCATATACTTCCTCAGGCTCGAATAA